From Desulfoplanes formicivorans:
GCATTATGGAAGAATATCCCATTTTCAACTGCAAGACCTCGGATGATGTCATCAAGGCCGTTCAGGACTATCACATTTCCTTTGTCCAGTTCTGGTTTGTGGATGTTCTGGGAACCCTCAAGAGTTTTCAGGTCACTCCCAGTGAGCTCGAGGCCGCCTTTGAAGAGGGGATGGGTTTTGATGGTTCATCCATTGAGGGATTCTGCCGTATCCATGAAAGCGACATGATCGCCTTTCCTGACGCCTCCTCGTTTCAGATGGTTTCCTGGCGTCCCACGGAACGACCTGTTGCCCGGATGTTTTGCGATATCGTCAAACCGGACGGCACACCCTATGAAGGGGACAGCCGCTACGCCCTGAAACGCATGCTCGCACGGGCTGCGGAAAAGGGATACACCATGTATGTCGGTCCCGAGCTTGAATTTTTTCTCTTTGAAAACGACCGTGAACCGTCCTACACCGATCTGGGCGGCTATTTTGATGCGCCTCCCCTGGATCTTGGCAATGACATTCGCCGGGATATCATTTTTTCTCTCAAACGCATGGGCATCAAGGTCGAATACTCCCATCACGAGGTTGCTCCCAGCCAGCACGAGATTGACTTGCGTTACGACGAGGCCCTGAAAATGGCCGACACGGCCATTACCTACAAGGTCATTGTCAAGGAAGTGGCCCGCAAGCATGGATGTTACGCCACGTTCATGCCCAAACCCGTGTTCGGGGAGAACGGTTCAGGCATGCATGTGCATCAGTCCCTGTTCAAAAACGGTCGTAACATTTTTTTCGACGCTCATGACAAGGACGGATACAGCCTGAGCGCCGAAGGCAAATCCTATATTGCCGGCATTCTCAAGCATGCCAAGGAACTTACGGCCATCTGCAACCAGTGGGTCAACTCCTACAAACGCCTCG
This genomic window contains:
- a CDS encoding glutamine synthetase family protein codes for the protein MEEYPIFNCKTSDDVIKAVQDYHISFVQFWFVDVLGTLKSFQVTPSELEAAFEEGMGFDGSSIEGFCRIHESDMIAFPDASSFQMVSWRPTERPVARMFCDIVKPDGTPYEGDSRYALKRMLARAAEKGYTMYVGPELEFFLFENDREPSYTDLGGYFDAPPLDLGNDIRRDIIFSLKRMGIKVEYSHHEVAPSQHEIDLRYDEALKMADTAITYKVIVKEVARKHGCYATFMPKPVFGENGSGMHVHQSLFKNGRNIFFDAHDKDGYSLSAEGKSYIAGILKHAKELTAICNQWVNSYKRLVPGYEAPVYIAWARRNRSSLVRVPMYKPGKEAATRIELRSPDPACNSYLAYASMLAAGLKGMEENYILEPPVEEDIFRMDNAERTAKGIDNLPGSLIEAVHCLEKSEVIREALGEHIFNKFIDNKKVEWDDYRTQITDYEIKKYFPLL